One window of the Anaeromyxobacter dehalogenans 2CP-C genome contains the following:
- a CDS encoding sigma factor-like helix-turn-helix DNA-binding protein produces MSEAKRSAEPAPERQGFEPEAEETAAGQDAGEGQRGRRRSKTMSRKEIARELRRQRAFGLVDPELDEVMKEMEARRPRSRAECANGPRPCMFISCKHHLYLDVNPSTGSIKLNFPDREVWELGETCALDVADRGGITLEEVGSIMNLTRERIRQVETRGLLKLRAIAEDEPRTAADLAAEDEAG; encoded by the coding sequence ATGAGCGAGGCGAAGCGCAGCGCGGAGCCCGCGCCGGAGCGGCAGGGGTTCGAGCCGGAGGCCGAGGAGACGGCGGCGGGTCAGGACGCGGGGGAGGGGCAGCGCGGGCGGCGGCGCTCGAAGACCATGTCGCGCAAGGAGATCGCGCGCGAGCTGCGGCGCCAGCGGGCGTTCGGCCTGGTGGACCCCGAGCTGGACGAGGTGATGAAGGAGATGGAGGCGCGCCGCCCGCGGTCGCGGGCCGAGTGCGCGAACGGGCCGCGGCCCTGCATGTTCATCTCCTGCAAGCACCACCTCTACCTGGACGTGAACCCGTCCACCGGCTCCATCAAGCTGAACTTCCCCGACCGCGAGGTGTGGGAGCTCGGCGAGACCTGCGCGCTCGACGTGGCCGACCGGGGCGGGATCACGCTCGAGGAGGTGGGCTCGATCATGAACCTCACCCGCGAGCGCATCCGCCAGGTCGAGACCCGCGGCCTGCTCAAGCTGCGCGCCATCGCGGAGGACGAGCCGCGGACCGCGGCGGACCTCGCGGCCGAGGACGAGGCGGGGTAG
- a CDS encoding MerR family transcriptional regulator — MDFLRNDEIARLERERAGGITSGEVVRLFESRGARLSAATFRKYVQLGLLPRSRRVGRKGKHTGSTGLYPVSVVRRIALIKRMMAEGYTVEDIRGSFVTVRNRLEDVEQGLHALLAELAEKARAHPRRKRFEDELVQAERQLKRALGRIERVGGAVATVGADETVRAG, encoded by the coding sequence GTGGATTTCCTCCGCAACGACGAGATCGCCCGCCTGGAGCGGGAGCGCGCCGGCGGGATCACGAGCGGTGAGGTGGTCCGGCTGTTCGAGTCGCGGGGCGCCCGCCTCTCGGCGGCGACCTTCCGGAAGTACGTGCAGCTGGGGCTGCTGCCCCGGAGCCGGCGGGTGGGCCGCAAGGGCAAGCACACCGGCTCCACCGGCCTCTACCCGGTGTCGGTGGTGCGGCGCATCGCGCTCATCAAGCGGATGATGGCGGAGGGCTACACGGTCGAGGACATCCGCGGCAGCTTCGTGACGGTGCGCAACCGGCTCGAGGACGTGGAGCAGGGGCTCCACGCGCTGCTGGCGGAGCTGGCGGAGAAGGCGCGGGCGCACCCGCGCCGGAAGCGGTTCGAGGACGAGCTCGTGCAGGCCGAGCGCCAGCTGAAGCGGGCGCTCGGGCGGATCGAGCGGGTGGGTGGCGCGGTCGCGACGGTGGGCGCGGACGAGACGGTCCGGGCCGGCTAG
- the purH gene encoding bifunctional phosphoribosylaminoimidazolecarboxamide formyltransferase/IMP cyclohydrolase, with protein sequence MTRRALVSVSDKTGLVPFARRLAALGVELLSTGGTQKALAEAGVPVTGVGDYTQAPEILGGRVKTLHPRVHGGILYRRGLASDEADVKARDIPPIDLVVVNLYPFREAVAAGKPFETCVEEIDIGGPTMVRSAAKNSAHVGVVVDPADYDKVAAELEATRALSDATRFYLMKKAFAHTAAYDAAISEYLTARETPEAAPAHFPATLAAVYTKAYDLRYGENPHQAGAFYRAAREPEEPSVAFAQVLQGKELSYNNLLDLQAALAGVMEFDETACVVIKHNTPCGVSTGRTAGEAFARARECDPVSAFGGIVALNRPVDEATASELTSLFLECVIAPGYDAAARAALAVKKNLRLLEAPRLGAARATWRRRPEEGRELRSIPGGLLVMDRDLGSVRREDCKVMTKRAPTEQEWKDLLFAWKVVKHVKSNAIVFAKDDRTVAIGGGQTSRVESVKTAVMKAALDVRGSSVGSDAFFPFADGVEEIIKAGATAIIQPGGSMRDAEVIAAADKAGIAMVATGMRHFRH encoded by the coding sequence ATGACTCGCCGCGCGCTCGTCTCGGTCTCCGACAAGACCGGTCTCGTTCCTTTCGCCAGGCGGCTCGCCGCCCTCGGCGTGGAGCTGCTCTCCACCGGCGGCACGCAGAAGGCGCTCGCCGAGGCCGGCGTCCCGGTCACCGGCGTGGGCGACTACACGCAGGCGCCGGAGATCCTGGGCGGCCGCGTGAAGACGCTCCACCCGCGCGTGCACGGCGGCATCCTCTACCGGCGCGGCCTCGCCTCCGACGAGGCGGACGTGAAGGCGCGGGACATCCCGCCCATCGACCTCGTCGTCGTGAACCTCTACCCGTTCCGCGAGGCGGTCGCGGCCGGCAAGCCGTTCGAGACCTGCGTCGAGGAGATCGACATCGGCGGCCCGACCATGGTGCGGAGCGCCGCCAAGAACTCGGCGCACGTGGGCGTGGTGGTGGACCCGGCCGACTACGACAAGGTGGCGGCGGAGCTGGAGGCGACGCGCGCGCTCTCGGACGCGACGCGCTTCTACCTCATGAAGAAGGCGTTCGCGCACACCGCCGCGTACGACGCCGCCATCTCCGAGTACCTCACCGCGCGCGAGACGCCCGAGGCCGCGCCGGCGCACTTCCCCGCGACGCTCGCGGCGGTCTACACGAAGGCGTACGACCTGCGGTACGGCGAGAACCCGCACCAGGCCGGCGCGTTCTACCGCGCCGCCCGGGAGCCGGAGGAGCCGTCGGTCGCGTTCGCCCAGGTGCTGCAGGGCAAGGAGCTCAGCTACAACAACCTGCTCGACCTGCAGGCCGCGCTCGCCGGGGTGATGGAGTTCGACGAGACCGCCTGCGTCGTCATCAAGCACAACACGCCCTGCGGCGTGTCCACCGGCCGCACGGCGGGCGAGGCGTTCGCGCGCGCCCGCGAGTGCGACCCGGTCTCCGCGTTCGGCGGCATCGTGGCGCTGAACCGGCCGGTGGACGAGGCCACCGCCTCGGAGCTGACCAGCCTGTTCCTCGAGTGCGTGATCGCGCCCGGCTACGACGCCGCGGCGCGCGCCGCCCTGGCCGTGAAGAAGAACCTGCGCCTGCTCGAGGCCCCGCGGCTCGGCGCCGCCCGCGCCACCTGGCGCCGCCGCCCGGAGGAGGGGCGCGAGCTCCGCTCCATCCCCGGCGGCCTGCTGGTGATGGACCGCGACCTCGGCTCCGTCCGCCGCGAGGACTGCAAGGTGATGACGAAGCGCGCGCCCACCGAGCAGGAGTGGAAGGACCTGCTGTTCGCCTGGAAGGTCGTGAAGCACGTGAAGTCGAACGCCATCGTGTTCGCGAAGGACGACCGGACCGTGGCCATCGGCGGCGGCCAGACCAGCCGGGTGGAGTCGGTGAAGACCGCGGTCATGAAGGCGGCGCTCGACGTGCGCGGCTCCTCGGTGGGCTCCGACGCCTTCTTCCCGTTCGCCGACGGCGTCGAGGAGATCATCAAGGCCGGCGCCACCGCCATCATCCAGCCCGGCGGCTCGATGCGCGACGCCGAGGTGATCGCCGCGGCCGACAAGGCGGGCATCGCCATGGTCGCGACCGGCATGCGGCACTTCCGGCACTGA
- the purE gene encoding 5-(carboxyamino)imidazole ribonucleotide mutase, protein MSEPKVLILMGSDSDWEAMSEARKALEDLGVATEVHVSSAHRTPERTGKLAREAAGRGIQVIICGAGSAAHLAGVCAAETELPVLGVPLAASDLKGLDALLSTAQMPAGVPVGTLAIGKAGARNAGLLAARIVARADPEVAERVRAQRRKMAEEVEAKDAALQARLGAKG, encoded by the coding sequence ATGAGCGAACCCAAGGTGCTGATCCTGATGGGCTCCGACTCGGACTGGGAGGCGATGTCGGAGGCGCGGAAGGCGCTCGAGGACCTGGGCGTCGCGACCGAGGTCCACGTGTCGTCCGCCCACCGGACGCCCGAGCGCACCGGCAAGCTGGCGCGCGAGGCGGCCGGGCGCGGCATCCAGGTGATCATCTGCGGCGCCGGCTCGGCCGCGCACCTCGCCGGCGTCTGCGCCGCCGAGACCGAGCTGCCGGTGCTGGGGGTCCCGCTCGCGGCGAGCGACCTGAAGGGCCTCGACGCGCTGCTCTCCACCGCGCAGATGCCGGCGGGCGTGCCGGTGGGCACGCTCGCCATCGGCAAGGCCGGCGCCCGCAACGCCGGCCTGCTCGCCGCGCGCATCGTGGCCCGCGCCGACCCCGAGGTGGCGGAGCGCGTGCGCGCGCAGCGCCGGAAGATGGCCGAGGAGGTCGAGGCGAAGGACGCCGCGCTCCAGGCCAGGCTGGGCGCGAAGGGATAG
- a CDS encoding serine/threonine-protein kinase — MRAFGKYRLVELLASGGMADVWRAEVAGAAGVVKEVALKRVRGEHGARSDFVRMFIEEARLASRLTHANVVQVFEFDQVDGRYYIAMELVRGRHLGQVVERAREAGVRLGLARAVHACAEVARGLSYAHRLADGGRPLGLVHRDVSPHNVLVSFEGEVKLADFGIARAMSQGGLTDPGTVKGKLAYMAPEQARGAPVDARADVFALGVVLWELCAGRRLFARDSEAATLAAVLEGAPPPPPSAWNDEVPPELDALVLAALEHEPARRTASAGELATALSRVLLRLAQAPEDWDLRALMHRLWPDGAAAPAGPGSQPTRVQPVLLAAEPPAGGTRGGEGAAAAPDVEAALAAEAAVRAPAGDATAPTRTRVAATAPSRRSVGRARIALAIASAAALAAAGAAALRWGPAARGRAAEPSPGGASPTVHSPAAEAPPDALARAPSSGPGPGPERREPAPAPPALAAPAAPAAAREEPGRPGVLHVTATPWAYVQVDGQGLGETPVTRSLAPGPHRVRLSHPRYGARELTVEIAPGRRTDRHANLTLR; from the coding sequence GTGAGGGCGTTCGGAAAGTACCGGCTGGTCGAGCTGCTCGCGTCGGGCGGCATGGCCGACGTGTGGCGCGCCGAGGTGGCGGGCGCGGCCGGGGTGGTGAAGGAGGTCGCGCTGAAGCGCGTCCGCGGCGAGCACGGCGCGCGCAGCGACTTCGTCCGGATGTTCATCGAGGAGGCGCGCCTCGCGTCGCGCCTCACCCACGCGAACGTCGTCCAGGTCTTCGAGTTCGACCAGGTGGACGGCCGCTACTACATCGCCATGGAGCTGGTGCGCGGGCGCCACCTCGGCCAGGTGGTGGAGCGCGCGCGCGAGGCGGGCGTCCGCCTGGGCCTGGCCCGCGCGGTCCACGCGTGCGCGGAGGTCGCGCGGGGGCTCTCCTACGCGCACCGCCTCGCCGACGGCGGGCGGCCGCTCGGGCTGGTCCACCGGGACGTCTCCCCGCACAACGTCCTCGTGTCGTTCGAGGGCGAGGTGAAGCTCGCCGACTTCGGCATCGCCCGCGCCATGAGCCAGGGCGGGCTCACCGATCCCGGCACGGTGAAGGGCAAGCTCGCGTACATGGCGCCGGAGCAGGCGCGCGGCGCGCCGGTGGACGCGCGCGCCGACGTGTTCGCGCTGGGCGTGGTGCTGTGGGAGCTGTGCGCCGGGCGCCGGCTGTTCGCGCGCGACAGCGAGGCCGCGACGCTCGCGGCGGTGCTCGAGGGCGCGCCGCCGCCGCCGCCCTCGGCGTGGAACGACGAGGTGCCGCCCGAGCTGGACGCGCTGGTGCTGGCCGCGCTGGAGCACGAGCCCGCGCGCCGGACCGCGTCCGCCGGCGAGCTCGCCACCGCGCTCTCGCGCGTCCTGCTGCGCCTCGCGCAGGCGCCGGAGGACTGGGACCTGCGCGCCCTGATGCACCGGCTCTGGCCGGACGGGGCCGCCGCGCCCGCGGGACCGGGCTCGCAGCCCACCCGCGTGCAGCCCGTGCTCCTCGCGGCGGAGCCGCCCGCGGGCGGGACCCGCGGCGGGGAGGGCGCCGCGGCGGCGCCGGACGTGGAGGCGGCGCTCGCGGCCGAGGCCGCCGTCCGCGCGCCGGCGGGCGACGCGACCGCGCCGACCCGGACCCGCGTGGCGGCGACCGCGCCGTCGCGCCGGTCGGTGGGGCGGGCGCGGATCGCGCTCGCGATCGCGTCGGCGGCGGCGCTCGCGGCCGCCGGCGCGGCGGCGCTCCGGTGGGGGCCGGCGGCCCGAGGACGGGCAGCGGAGCCGTCGCCGGGCGGCGCTTCACCCACCGTCCACTCGCCGGCCGCGGAGGCGCCCCCGGACGCGCTCGCGCGCGCGCCGTCCTCCGGGCCCGGGCCCGGGCCCGAGCGGCGGGAGCCGGCGCCGGCGCCTCCCGCGCTCGCCGCGCCGGCGGCGCCCGCGGCCGCGCGCGAGGAGCCCGGGCGCCCCGGCGTCCTCCACGTCACCGCGACGCCGTGGGCGTACGTCCAGGTGGACGGGCAGGGCCTGGGCGAGACCCCGGTGACGCGCTCGCTCGCGCCCGGGCCGCACCGGGTCCGGCTGAGCCACCCCCGGTACGGCGCGCGCGAGCTGACGGTCGAGATCGCGCCGGGCCGCCGGACCGACCGGCACGCCAACCTGACGCTCCGGTAG
- the purD gene encoding phosphoribosylamine--glycine ligase produces MRVLVVGSGGREHALAWKISRSPLVRALFAAPGNPGIARVATLVPLAATDVAGLVAWVRQNAIDLVVVGPEAPLVAGLVDRLQEAGVPAFGPAAAAAEIEGSKAFAKDVMRAAGIPTAEYETFDEVAPAVAWARARDGRVVVKADGLAAGKGVVVCGDAAEAEAALRAMLVDRVHGGAGARVVVEERLEGPEASCICFTDGERVRLLAAAQDHKRIFDGDRGPNTGGMGAFSPTPNVTPEVAGMVERDVLLPAVRELARRGRPFRGALYAGLMLTPRGPRVLEFNARLGDPETQPILLRMASDVVPALLASARGDLSAAEIAFDARAAVGVVLAAEGYPGDVARGDAIDGLDGPFDEGVQVFHAGTAADAAGRVVTSGGRVLTVCALGRDLDDAAARAYAAAGRIRFRGMQYRKDIGKKP; encoded by the coding sequence ATGCGAGTCCTCGTCGTCGGATCGGGTGGCCGCGAGCACGCGCTCGCCTGGAAGATCTCGAGGAGCCCGCTGGTGCGGGCCCTCTTCGCCGCGCCCGGCAACCCGGGCATCGCGCGCGTCGCCACGCTCGTCCCGCTGGCCGCGACCGACGTGGCGGGCCTCGTCGCGTGGGTGCGGCAGAACGCCATCGACCTGGTGGTCGTCGGGCCGGAGGCGCCGCTCGTGGCCGGGCTGGTGGACCGGCTCCAGGAGGCCGGCGTCCCGGCGTTCGGGCCCGCCGCCGCCGCGGCCGAGATCGAGGGCTCGAAGGCGTTCGCGAAGGACGTCATGCGCGCGGCCGGGATCCCGACCGCGGAGTACGAGACGTTCGACGAGGTCGCGCCGGCGGTCGCCTGGGCGCGCGCCCGCGACGGCCGGGTGGTGGTGAAGGCCGACGGCCTCGCCGCCGGCAAGGGCGTGGTGGTGTGCGGCGACGCCGCCGAGGCGGAGGCCGCGCTCCGCGCCATGCTGGTGGACCGCGTGCACGGCGGCGCCGGCGCCCGGGTGGTGGTCGAGGAGCGGCTGGAGGGGCCGGAGGCGAGCTGCATCTGCTTCACCGACGGCGAGCGCGTCCGGCTGCTCGCGGCCGCGCAGGACCACAAGCGCATCTTCGACGGCGACCGCGGGCCGAACACCGGCGGCATGGGCGCGTTCTCGCCCACGCCGAACGTCACGCCGGAGGTGGCCGGGATGGTCGAGCGCGACGTGCTGCTCCCGGCGGTGCGGGAGCTGGCCCGGCGCGGCCGCCCGTTCCGCGGCGCGCTCTACGCCGGCCTGATGCTGACGCCGCGCGGCCCGCGGGTGCTCGAGTTCAACGCGCGCCTGGGCGATCCCGAGACCCAGCCCATCCTGCTCCGCATGGCGAGCGACGTGGTGCCGGCGCTGCTCGCGTCGGCGCGCGGCGACCTCTCCGCCGCCGAGATCGCGTTCGACGCCCGCGCGGCGGTGGGCGTCGTGCTCGCGGCCGAGGGCTACCCGGGCGACGTGGCGCGCGGCGACGCCATCGACGGGCTGGACGGCCCGTTCGACGAGGGCGTGCAGGTGTTCCACGCCGGCACCGCCGCGGACGCGGCCGGCCGCGTGGTGACGAGCGGCGGGCGCGTGCTGACGGTGTGCGCGCTGGGCCGCGATCTCGACGACGCCGCGGCGCGGGCCTACGCCGCCGCCGGCCGGATCCGCTTCCGCGGCATGCAGTATCGAAAGGACATCGGCAAGAAGCCATGA
- a CDS encoding DUF4091 domain-containing protein gives MKTRCRAFTAASVALALSLLPLAASAAEAWVASATEKIRPDAKARPQTEAHLAAARNEFAAFQVVVTGPAKGVTARVEGLDGLSVSLFRVETLNVTSPSAVDGGTGRWPDALVPDVDDVVGEKRNAFPFDVGSESRAVWVDVHVPAGARSGIYQGAVVISSDAGEARVPVALSVYDFALPSTSSLRTSFGLSYGVIAAAHGVSGDADAALRARYGQLSLDHRITLTGLNDDGQHADLGHLDRFYGPLIDGTAPTRLQGAKLTAVKYVGGRTSVDEHAAWAKHARERGWFDRLFDYTCDEPPLTCAWSDIPARASAAKQGDPEFRTLVTTQLWDAEDHGVADDIDVMVPVVNWMDDRPGSAVAGDQRDRYDPFLASGPRKEVWLYQSCMSHGCGGTVNIGSPSESDRYFTGWPSYMIDASASRNRAMEWITFLERASGELYWETAYSFRSDPWTSQWDFSGNGDGTLFYPGKPSRIGGKTDIPVASVRVKMIRAGMQDYEYLKALSDAGDPELARKIARDLFPNAWSTDVAPEKFEQARQQIAQRILELGGKPMPAAVEAGFSGSSGGGCGSGGFGGGALLALPALALLALVPRRRALARAMAAARRRGR, from the coding sequence ATGAAGACCCGCTGCCGAGCCTTCACCGCCGCCTCCGTCGCGCTGGCGCTCTCCCTGCTGCCCCTGGCGGCCTCCGCCGCCGAGGCGTGGGTCGCGAGCGCCACCGAGAAGATCCGGCCCGACGCGAAGGCGCGGCCCCAGACCGAGGCGCACCTCGCGGCGGCCCGCAACGAGTTCGCCGCGTTCCAGGTGGTCGTCACCGGCCCGGCGAAGGGCGTCACCGCGCGCGTGGAGGGGCTCGACGGGCTCTCCGTCAGCCTGTTCCGCGTGGAGACGCTGAACGTGACCAGCCCGTCCGCGGTGGACGGCGGCACCGGCCGCTGGCCCGACGCGCTCGTGCCCGACGTGGACGACGTGGTGGGCGAGAAGCGCAACGCGTTCCCGTTCGACGTGGGGAGCGAGAGCCGCGCGGTCTGGGTGGACGTGCACGTGCCGGCCGGCGCGCGCTCGGGCATCTACCAGGGCGCGGTGGTGATCTCCTCCGACGCCGGCGAGGCGCGCGTGCCGGTGGCGCTGAGCGTGTACGACTTCGCGCTCCCGTCCACCTCCTCGCTGCGCACCTCGTTCGGCCTCTCCTACGGCGTCATCGCCGCCGCCCACGGCGTGTCCGGCGACGCCGACGCCGCGCTCCGCGCGCGCTACGGCCAGCTCTCGCTCGACCACCGCATCACGCTCACCGGCCTGAACGACGACGGCCAGCACGCCGACCTCGGCCACCTCGACCGCTTCTACGGGCCGCTCATCGACGGGACCGCCCCGACCCGCCTGCAGGGCGCGAAGCTCACCGCGGTGAAGTACGTGGGCGGCCGCACCAGCGTGGACGAGCACGCCGCCTGGGCGAAGCACGCGCGCGAGCGGGGCTGGTTCGACCGGCTGTTCGACTACACCTGCGACGAGCCGCCGCTCACCTGCGCCTGGAGCGACATCCCGGCGCGCGCCAGCGCGGCGAAGCAGGGCGACCCGGAGTTCCGGACGCTCGTCACCACGCAGCTCTGGGACGCCGAGGACCACGGCGTCGCCGACGACATCGACGTGATGGTGCCGGTGGTGAACTGGATGGACGACCGCCCGGGCAGCGCCGTCGCCGGGGACCAGCGCGACCGCTACGACCCGTTCCTCGCCTCGGGCCCGCGCAAGGAGGTCTGGCTGTACCAGAGCTGCATGAGCCACGGGTGCGGCGGGACCGTGAACATCGGGTCGCCGTCCGAGTCCGACCGCTACTTCACCGGCTGGCCGAGCTACATGATCGACGCGTCCGCCTCGCGGAACCGCGCCATGGAGTGGATCACGTTCCTCGAGCGCGCCAGCGGCGAGCTGTACTGGGAGACGGCCTACAGCTTCCGCAGCGACCCGTGGACCAGCCAGTGGGACTTCTCCGGCAACGGCGACGGGACGCTGTTCTACCCCGGCAAGCCCTCGCGCATCGGCGGCAAGACCGACATCCCGGTGGCCTCGGTGCGCGTCAAGATGATCCGCGCCGGCATGCAGGACTACGAGTACCTGAAGGCGCTCTCCGACGCCGGCGATCCCGAGCTGGCCCGTAAGATCGCGCGGGACCTGTTCCCGAACGCGTGGTCCACCGACGTCGCGCCGGAGAAGTTCGAGCAGGCGCGCCAGCAGATCGCGCAGCGCATCCTCGAGCTCGGCGGCAAGCCCATGCCGGCCGCGGTGGAGGCGGGCTTCTCCGGCTCGAGCGGCGGCGGCTGCGGCTCGGGCGGGTTCGGCGGCGGCGCGCTGCTGGCGCTCCCGGCCCTGGCCCTGCTCGCGCTCGTCCCGCGGCGCCGCGCCCTGGCGCGGGCGATGGCCGCTGCGCGGCGGCGCGGCCGCTGA
- a CDS encoding LptF/LptG family permease: MGLIDRYLAREILLPFAAALLFLTQILLATQILGQADVLFGSGVSLVDVGLVMLSLMPHLLGYVIPVAFLLGVVLGVGRLAEDREVVALGAAGLSPVRLVRVPLLLGLVVAALGAWLSLSVEPASIRAARLRLNDVVKRNVTNDVRGGTFYDQIPGYTIYTERARGGRWENVLIQDRSNPDAPMLALSRRGRLEPVGAGQDMRLVLEQGEVHREEVGTADYASAAFGKAELLVGLGTALSDRNVLAKSSREATVSDLRARAAAAREKGDVVEERRQEGYLHRKLSAPLVVVAFALLGVPLGAERRGGRAFGMGATFLLVVVHYLLLRGGEVLTQLGHLPAAFALQLPNLVLGAAGVALVLLMARRGPEAVR; this comes from the coding sequence GTGGGCCTGATCGACCGCTACCTGGCACGGGAGATCCTCCTCCCGTTCGCCGCGGCGCTGCTGTTCCTGACGCAGATCCTGCTCGCCACGCAGATCCTGGGGCAGGCCGACGTCCTGTTCGGCTCCGGCGTGTCGCTGGTGGACGTCGGGCTGGTGATGCTGTCCCTCATGCCGCACCTGCTCGGCTACGTGATCCCGGTGGCGTTCCTGCTGGGCGTGGTGCTGGGCGTCGGGCGGCTGGCGGAGGACCGCGAGGTGGTGGCGCTCGGCGCGGCGGGGCTCTCGCCGGTGCGCCTGGTGCGCGTGCCGCTGCTGCTCGGCCTGGTGGTGGCGGCGCTGGGCGCCTGGCTCTCGCTCTCGGTCGAGCCTGCCAGCATCCGGGCCGCGCGCCTGCGGCTCAACGACGTGGTGAAGCGCAACGTCACGAACGACGTCCGCGGCGGCACGTTCTACGACCAGATCCCCGGCTACACCATCTACACGGAGCGCGCCCGCGGGGGCCGCTGGGAGAACGTGCTCATCCAGGACCGCTCCAACCCGGACGCGCCCATGCTGGCGCTCTCGCGCCGCGGCCGCCTCGAGCCGGTCGGCGCGGGCCAGGACATGCGGCTGGTGCTGGAGCAGGGCGAGGTGCACCGCGAGGAGGTCGGCACCGCCGACTACGCCTCGGCCGCGTTCGGCAAGGCCGAGCTGCTGGTCGGGCTGGGCACCGCGCTCAGCGATCGCAACGTGCTCGCGAAGTCGAGCCGCGAGGCGACCGTGTCCGACCTGCGCGCCCGCGCCGCCGCCGCGCGCGAGAAGGGCGACGTGGTGGAGGAACGCCGGCAGGAGGGCTACCTCCACCGCAAGCTCTCCGCGCCGCTCGTGGTCGTCGCGTTCGCGCTGCTCGGCGTGCCGCTCGGCGCGGAGCGCCGCGGCGGCCGCGCGTTCGGCATGGGCGCCACCTTCCTGCTGGTGGTGGTGCACTACCTGCTGCTGCGCGGCGGCGAGGTGCTCACGCAGCTCGGCCACCTCCCGGCGGCGTTCGCGCTGCAGCTCCCGAACCTGGTGCTGGGCGCGGCCGGGGTGGCGCTGGTCCTGCTCATGGCGCGGCGCGGGCCCGAGGCGGTGCGGTGA